Below is a genomic region from Gillisia sp. Hel_I_86.
CCTTTCTTGGCACGATCTATTACGTCACGAATATCTTTTACCCCACTATTAATGGCGCTTAACGTGTAAAACGGTCTATTGCTTTCGGTTGCTATGATGTTGGCCAAGGTGGTTTTTCCAACCCCCGGTGGTCCCCATAAAATAAGGGAAGGGATCATTCCTTGTTTTAACTGTTGTGTAAGTGCACCATTTTTTCCTATTAAATGCTGCTGACTTAAATAATCGCTTAATTTTTTGGGCCTTAACCGTTCTGCAAGAGGTTCGTTCATATCACAAAGGTAGGAAATCAGGTTTCATTTTTAGGATATTTAATCCCTCATTGAGGGTTTAATTCCTCGAGGCTTGCCTCGAATTTTTTAAAAATATTTTCCAACACATTCCTCGTGGGCTTGCCCCGAGGTTCTTGATTGTTCTGTTGACAAAATGGCAATGCGCCAAAATATGTACGGCTTTTGCTATTGAAAAGTATCATATTTCAGATTTGTATGTCCGTTTTATGTCCTATCGTTGTTTCGTCACCTGAGATCCGTAATAAAAAAAAATATCTAGCGTAGGAAACGGACGTATTTTTATATAAGCTGATGGGATGCTGAAACAAGTTCAGCATGACGACAATTCCGCATCGTCACCCTGAACTGGTTTCAGGGTCTTGGATTCACAAATAAATAAAAATACGTCAATGGTAATTTATTTCAGGGTCTCAATTTACTATGTTGATTCTTAGTGTTATAAGATTCTGAAACAATTCCGATAGCTCTCGGAACAGAATGACGTTATTTATCATTTTATGATACTTTACGGATATACAAAAAAATTAATGTTATAAATTGGATTTATGTTGCAGCAACGTCAGCCATTTGTTTTTTCTACAGGAGTAATCGCCTATCCGTTATTGTTCATTCTAATTATATGGCTGGTTTTTTGGTTTGAAATCAGGTTTGGGTTCGATTTTAATCATTTTGGAATTCAACCAAGAACTTTAAAAGGTCTAAGAGGGATCCTTTTTTCACCCTTTATCCACTCAGATATAAAACACCTTTTTCATAACACAATTCCGTTGTTCATTTTAACTATGGCGCTGTTCTATTTTTATAGAAACATTAGTTGGAAGGTATTGTTCGTGGGTTTGCTCTTAACTGGATTTTTTACTTGGGTCATAGGCCGGCCGGCCAATCATATAGGAGCCAGTGGAATTATCTATTTATTGGCCTCTTTTTTATTTTTTAAAGGCATTTTTTCAAAATACTATAGATTAATAGCCCTTTCGCTCATTGTGGTTTTTCTTTATGGAGGGATGTTGTGGTTCGTTGTTCCGGTAGACCCCAAAATTTCTTGGGAAGGTCATTTATCTGGATTGGGGGTGGGACTGCTTCTAGCATCTATTTTTCGGCAAAAAATCATAAAAAACCCAAAATATGAATGGGAGAAAGAAGATTATAATCCAGAAAAAGATGTTTTCATGAGCCATTTTGATGAACATGGCAATTTCATAGAAACTGGAGAGGAACCTGAAAACCTAGATTCGACCTATAATTATATTTTCAAAGAGAACAAGAAAGAAAAAGAATAGGCAATGCCAGCGCGAAAATAATGCTAGTGCGGAATTGCTAGCGCGGAATTGTATTCCGTGCTGTTTTTTCTTTCATTTTGTCCTGTAGGCCAATTTCCACCACCATACAGCGAACTACTAATTACATTAACGATGTAGATGTTTTTGTATAAATTTGATAAAAGCGCATTGCAATGTCAACAAAATACAAAGCTACAACAACTGAAGAAGCTTTTTATATAACCATCACTACGGTAGGTTGGATAGATGTTTTTACAAGGCTAAATCAAAAACAAGTTATTATTAATGCCTTGCAGTATTGTCAACAAAACAAAGGATTGGAAATCTATGCCTATTGTTTAATGTCTAACCACATTCATTTACTCTGCCAAGGTACAAACGGTTTTATTTTGTCTAGCATCATTAGGGATTTTAAAAAATTTACATCCAAGAAAATTATTCAAACAATTAATGAAGAACCTGAAAGTCGCCGAGAGTGGATGTTGAATTATTTTAAAAAATCCTGTGAACATCTAAAAAGGGAACAACAATACAAAGTCTGGCAAAATGGCTATCATGCCGAAATCGTGAAATCCAATTGGTTTATAAAGCAAAAAGTCAATTATATCCATAATAATCCTGTAAAAGCCAAAATTGTAGCTTTGCCTGAAGATTATTATTTCAGTTCTGCAAGGAATTATGCAGATTTAGAGAATGATTTGGAAGTTGTATTATTGGATTTGTTTTGATTAATCACGGATTGCAAATCCGCGCTATTGGTTTTGTTAAAGCATGGATTGAAAATCTGCGCGATCGTTATCACAGTGTACGCGCGGATTACAAATCCGAGCTATCTAATTACAAATCCGCGCAATCTGTTTGAGTATAGTGCGGAATTGCATTCCGTGCGGTGTTATTTAAGAGCGTTGCCTTACGATTTCATATAGAAAAGCGCCACAGGCTACAGAAACGTTTAAGGAGCCAATACTTCCAAACATGGGCAATTTGGCCTTATCGTTCACGATTTTTAATACTGAAGGGTTAATTCCCCGTCCTTCACTGCCCATTACCAAAGCCATGGGTTTGTTCAATTCTGTCTCGTAGATAGATTGATCGCTTTTTTCTGTTGCGGCCACTACATTGATCCCAGATCCTTGGAGGTAATAAATGGCATCTTTAATATGGCTTACTTTGCATATAGGAATATTAAATACAGCTCCTGCAGAAGTTTTTACGGTATCGGCATTCACAGGTGCGCCACCTTTGTCTTGAATAATGATTGCGTGAACTCCACAACATTCCGCAGTTCTAATGATCGCCCCAAAGTTTCTGGCATCTGTAATTTGATCCAAAAGCAAGAAAAGGGGAGTGGTTGAGGCATCTTCCAATACTTTTTGCACTATTTCCTCCATATCTGGAAATTCTATGGGGGAGATCTTGGCTACAACTCCTTGATGGTTTCCTTGGGTAAGCTTTTGTAACTTTTCAACAGGTACATAGGAAATATTAAAACCCCTTTTACCTATCAATGATAATAGTTCTTGGAACAGCGGATTATTAAGCCCTTTTTGGATATAGATCTTATCGATGTTCTTTTCACTTTGAATAGCCTCCATCACCGTTCTAATCCCAAAAATTGTAGTATTTTCTTCCATAGGGGCAAAGATAGGATAATTAAAAAATTAGCAATAAAAAAACCCACCTCGTTGGAGGTGGGTTTTAAAAAATATAATATTTATTCTTATTGATGAACAGGAGTAGGATCCTGAACTCCCGGAAGAGGAGATGGAACACTTGAGTTTCCACTTACTTCAACTTGAGGATAAACAAAACGTTCTGCATTACCAGTAAATCCTGGCTTTAATTGAATCTCTGCAATGTTATTTGTTCTGTTGAAATCTGTAAAAGATTCATAATGACCATTAAAATAAACATAACGCTCTTCATAGATCTCTCTAAGTAATGCAGCAACAGGATCTTTCCCATCGGCATTTTCTATTCCACCAGAAGCAAAATCTGCAGCCTCATAGTCATCATAATTAAAAGGCTCATCCACACCTGCATACCCATCATTGTTTGTTCCAATTGAATAACCAGCATCTAGTTCTGCTCTATATGCATTGTATGCAGTAATACCTGCTTCTAAACCATTCAATCTTGCTTCAGCCTCTGCTATGATTAATAAATTTTCACCATATGTTACCAGAGGCATATCAGATTCTGTTCCAAATTTACCGTCTGGGTAACCCCAGTCATAAAGAGAAAGAAAATTCAATTCATATCCATTATTATAATATTCAAAATAATCTAAATAGTTGAAATTAAATCTAGCAGTTTCATCTGT
It encodes:
- a CDS encoding REP-associated tyrosine transposase encodes the protein MSTKYKATTTEEAFYITITTVGWIDVFTRLNQKQVIINALQYCQQNKGLEIYAYCLMSNHIHLLCQGTNGFILSSIIRDFKKFTSKKIIQTINEEPESRREWMLNYFKKSCEHLKREQQYKVWQNGYHAEIVKSNWFIKQKVNYIHNNPVKAKIVALPEDYYFSSARNYADLENDLEVVLLDLF
- the rlmB gene encoding 23S rRNA (guanosine(2251)-2'-O)-methyltransferase RlmB; this translates as MEENTTIFGIRTVMEAIQSEKNIDKIYIQKGLNNPLFQELLSLIGKRGFNISYVPVEKLQKLTQGNHQGVVAKISPIEFPDMEEIVQKVLEDASTTPLFLLLDQITDARNFGAIIRTAECCGVHAIIIQDKGGAPVNADTVKTSAGAVFNIPICKVSHIKDAIYYLQGSGINVVAATEKSDQSIYETELNKPMALVMGSEGRGINPSVLKIVNDKAKLPMFGSIGSLNVSVACGAFLYEIVRQRS
- a CDS encoding rhomboid family intramembrane serine protease, translating into MQQRQPFVFSTGVIAYPLLFILIIWLVFWFEIRFGFDFNHFGIQPRTLKGLRGILFSPFIHSDIKHLFHNTIPLFILTMALFYFYRNISWKVLFVGLLLTGFFTWVIGRPANHIGASGIIYLLASFLFFKGIFSKYYRLIALSLIVVFLYGGMLWFVVPVDPKISWEGHLSGLGVGLLLASIFRQKIIKNPKYEWEKEDYNPEKDVFMSHFDEHGNFIETGEEPENLDSTYNYIFKENKKEKE